Below is a window of Candidatus Cloacimonadota bacterium DNA.
ATTATATGGCGGCATAAAGCCTAAAGTATAGCAGCCAATATCTCCAAAAACATACCCTCTTCCATATTCTTTAACAGCTTCATTAAGTGCAAGGTAGCTATCGGCATGAGGGCAACCAACACAAAGCGCAGGCGGTCTACCTACTACTATATCTGGAACCTCTTTTCCATATTTGACTGGCATGCCAAGAGCCGCTGCAACTTTGTTTGGATTCAATTCTCCATCCCGTTCCAAGGTGCCATCCAATCTTCCATGAATAGGCTTAGTTCCATTAAATGAAAGCCCTTTTGCATGTTCTTCCAAAACAGGCATACCTTCCTCAAAGAAATAGATGCTTTCACATTTGTTATATAATTCATGAATCTTAGGGATAGGTGGTGGATATTGGCACACTTTAATTACAGGATAGGGTATAGTTTGATCCTTAAACACTTCACACAGATAGTTGTATGCCAAGCCTGAAGCGATGAGTCCTTTACTATAATCTTTTGCATCCAATTGAGAGCTATTGAAGGGACTTATGACAGATTCTTCCAAAAAGCTATGTTGTAAACTAATAAGCTTTTTATACTTCTTCCGGGCTATAGCAGGAAGCAACATAAATTGAAAGAGATCATCAGGTTTTTGTAATATGTTCTGTTTGATTGGCTCTTTCCGAACAACTCCGCTTCTGGAATGTGACAGACGAGTTGTTAGTCTAATCATTACAGGAATATGATATTTTTCTGAAAGCACAAAACCATAAAAAGCCATATCGTAGCATTCTTGCTGGTTTGAAGGTTCCAAAATAGGAATCATAGAAAAATGACCGTAATAGCGTGAGTCTTGTTCATTTTGAGATGAATGCATGGATGGATCGTCTGCAACAGCAATCAGCAAGCCTCCATTTGCACCTGTCATTGCCGAATTCATAAATGGATCCGCAGCAACATTTAAACCAACATGTTTCATTGTCACCATTGCTCTTTTTCCAGAATAGCTCATGCCAAGAGCGGCTTCATAAGCTGTTTTTTCGTTAGAAGACCAAGTGCGATGCACATTGGCTTGAATAGCTTGTTTAGATCTTTGAACGTATTCCATGATCTCGGTTGAGGGAGTGCCAGGATAGCCATAAAAACCAGATATACCGGCATCAATAGCACCCTGAGCGAGGGCTTCATCACCCAATAGCATTAGTTTTTCCACTAATGAACTCCTTTTATCTTTATTTATTGTTTGCTAAGTATGTGTATGGCTGCACAGCTATGTTCGAAAACATAAAAGCTATATATAAGCATCGTATCCATTAAATATCAAATTCAAATATTTTCAGATATCCGTCAAGATATTTGTCGTTCCCCTTTTGTTTTAAGTACATTAACAAGAAGGTTCAAGCTACTATGATCCTAAACTTACAGCAAGATCTTAGCCTGAACCATGCCTAAAGAAGGCTGTAATCAATTGGAGATAAAAGCCTAGTTAAGTCTAAACTTGCGATTAATTAATTGCAGCAATTGATCACGTTCCCACTTTTTTAGTCCTAATGTCCATGTGAGGGCTAAAAAGATTGTCATGCATAGCACAATGTAGAGCATAACAGTTAGTAAATGGGCAGGATAGTGTACATTATAAATAACTAGAGCGAAGGCTAAAGTAATAAGGCTAATTGCCGCAGTAGGACCAACAGTTATTTTGAAATACTCCCGGGCATTAATACCGGCAAATCTACAAGCTTTGGGAATATTAAAGAGAAATGCGAGGAGTATATTGGGAATAAAAGTACCTAAAGCAACGCCAATGATTGCAGAATCTTGCAGATGAATATCCCAATACATTAGTATTCCCGGTAAGGTTTTTATTAGTAGTATACTCAAACCCAGATTTAGGGTAGCTTCCAAGCAAGCAATAAAAGCTAATACTTTATGTTCATTTGCCATCAATAATACATATACAGAAGAGGATCTGAAGAATAGAAGGGTATACATGGATACCAACAATATTATGGCACAGATCATTCCCGAAGTATGGTCTAAGTTAAGCCAAATATTCAATAATGGTTTTACGAATACCAACAGTGGAATAACCAACATAGAAGAAATAAGACCCATCAAGCGGTTAGATTGCAGCATAATTTCAGTCATTTTAGATTTATTGCCGGCAGCAAAAAGAGTGGCAGAAACAGGTCCCAAATTATCTAAAAACTGCGCAGAAAATTTTTGGTAGGTATCAGCAAGCCTAATGGAAATTTGGTACACTGCAACAAGTGCAACAGAACCAAAGATTGAAATAACCAATTGGTCAGTTTTTAGAATAATCAAATTAGTAAAAGTTATTAGATATGCAAAAAGCGAGAAGCCCATAACTGACCGTAGTAAAGATTTATCGTAATATCTCCAGCGAATACTAAAATTCGGAATAAGTTTTTGTACGGCAAACATCATGGTTAAGCTGGAAAGGAAATTTGTACCCAAAGCAACAAATACCATGCCTCTAAGATTAAGCTTTAAGTGAACCATTATTGCCATGCCCACAAAATTAAGGATAAGAAAAGTAGTTTGGATTATATTTCTGGCGTGCATTTTTTGTAAACCCCTCAGGATTTCAGTGAAGAAACCAAAGGGAAAACAAATTGCCGATCCAATACCAAAGAGGATAGTAACATTGCGGAAATAATCAATATTAGATATATCAAAACCAAAAACACGTTGAATATTAAAACTAAGTAATATGGCAAAGATAATTATCAAAACAGCAAATAGGGCATAGGTAAAGAATACAGT
It encodes the following:
- a CDS encoding thiamine pyrophosphate-dependent enzyme, coding for MEKLMLLGDEALAQGAIDAGISGFYGYPGTPSTEIMEYVQRSKQAIQANVHRTWSSNEKTAYEAALGMSYSGKRAMVTMKHVGLNVAADPFMNSAMTGANGGLLIAVADDPSMHSSQNEQDSRYYGHFSMIPILEPSNQQECYDMAFYGFVLSEKYHIPVMIRLTTRLSHSRSGVVRKEPIKQNILQKPDDLFQFMLLPAIARKKYKKLISLQHSFLEESVISPFNSSQLDAKDYSKGLIASGLAYNYLCEVFKDQTIPYPVIKVCQYPPPIPKIHELYNKCESIYFFEEGMPVLEEHAKGLSFNGTKPIHGRLDGTLERDGELNPNKVAAALGMPVKYGKEVPDIVVGRPPALCVGCPHADSYLALNEAVKEYGRGYVFGDIGCYTLGFMPPYNAINSCVDMGASITMAKGAADSGLFPAIAVIGDSTFTHSGMTGLMDCVYDKSNVVVIILDNSTTGMTGGQDYTAFGRLEDICLGLGVEKEHIRTFFPFIKNHEEMTRIYKEEIAYNGVSVIIPRRECVQTLKKKNKREAKK